In the Sandaracinus amylolyticus genome, TCTCCTGGCCGAGCTCGAGCGCCTTCTCGCGCGGCAGCGCCTCGACCACCGCGACGAGGCGGAACGCCGTCGCGCGTGCAATCCCGATCTCTTCCTCGACCAGTGCCTCGAAGGTCTCGTGCCGGAGCTCGTAGAGTCGCTCGCGGAGGATCGCGCGGAGCGCCTCGCCGATGTCGTAGAAGTCCTCGACGATGCGCGTCTTGCGGCGCTCGATCAGGGCGAGGAGGTTTCGCAGCTTCTTCTCGCGCGCCTCGGCGCCGAGCGCTTTCGCCTGGCGGGCCGCTTTCACGAAGGCGGTCGGCGCGCCTTTCTTCGGGCTCTTCTTGCGGGTCACCACGCGCGTGAGGGTAACCCACGCGCGCAAAGTCGCACCGGTGAGACCCGGGAGTCGCACCGGTGTGAGTCGCACGCTGCCAACTGCGGTGGCGGCCCGGTGTGCCCGCGCTCCGGGATCTCCGGCGATCACGCGGTGGCGCGCGCCGTGCGAGAGGCGCGCGCGATGCGGACACGTCTTGCGTTCGCGGTGATGAGCGTCGTGACGGCGTGCGCACCCTCGTCCGACGTGCCCGCGCCGGGTGCATCGGCGGGTGAGTGGGTCGACGTCCAGCGCGTGCCGCCTCCGTACCGGGTCGACGTGCTCTTCGTCATCGACTCGAGCCCCTCGATGGCCGAGGAGCGTGCGGCCGTCGCCGCCGCGGTGGAGCGCTCGATGCGCGGCGCCACGAGCGGAGATCGTGACCTCGACGGGATCCCGCACGTCGATGGCATCGACGACCTGCGCGTGGTGGTCGTCACGGCCGATCTCGGCTGCGATGGATCCCCCGGAGACGACGCTCGCCCACGCACCGAGATCGCGGCCGACGCGCCCTCGTCGTGCCCGGAGCGGCTCTCCGCGCCGCTCGAGGTGAGCGTTCCGCTCGGCGTCGGCGATCTCGAGACGCTCCCTGCCCACGCTGCGTGCCTCGCCGACGTTCCGGCCACCGGCTGCGACGAGCAGCGCCCGCTCGCCGCGGCCCGTCGCGCGCTCGAGCTCGGCGTGATCGGCCGCCCCGGCGCGCGGCTGGTCGTGGTGATCGTCACCGACGACGACGAGCGCGATCCGCCGTCGCTCGAGCTCCCCGAGGGCGCGGCGATCGTGCTGGTGTCCGGCGCTTGCGAGTCCGAAGACGGTCCGAGCGCGCGTCCGCCCGACGCGATCCTCGGCCGCATCGACGCGCTCGAGCGCGCAGGCGTCGACGTCGAGCGCGGGACGCTCTGCGGTGATCTCGCCACCCCGATCCTCGACGCGCTCTTCCCGCGGATTGCCGATTGCCTCTGTGACCGCTGCGTGCCGCCGCACTACGAGCCGGCGCCGGGAGCGCCGCCGCGCTGCACGCTGCACGAGACGCTCGGTCCGCTCGCGTACCACGCGCGCTGCGGCGAGCTGCCGGGCCGTACCGTGATCGACGTGAACGACGACGGGATCGAGCGCTGCGCGGTGGACCTCGTCGCGGAGGAAGACGACTCGTCACCCGGGATGCGCATGGCGCGCGACCCGGAGCTCTGTGGTCCGCTCGGCTGGATCCCCACGTGGGTCCACGGCGCAGCGCCGGAGCCCGACTCGCGCCTGGATCTGCGCTGCGAGATGCCGAGCCCCGACGCCGGGCCCTGAAGCGCTTCAGTCGCGCTCGGTGCGCGGATCGACGCCACAGCGACCGCGCGTCGCGGCGCGCAGCCACCGTCGATCGGGGCCGGCGAGGGGCGCCATCAGGCGCTCGAGCGCGTGGCGTCCCACCGCGACGCGGCACAGCTGTCCCGCGGCGGCGCGTCGCTCGGTCGAGAACAGATCGAGCAGCGTCGCGGCGTCCATCTCGGTCACGCCGCGCGCGTCGCGCTCCAGCGTCGCGAGCTGCTCGAGACGCGCGTGATCGTCGGGCAGTCGTGCGAGCTCCGCGCGCAGCGCGACCAGATCCAGCGGGCGCGCGATGGTGCGCGGCGTCGGCGGCGGCGGGTCCATCGGGAGCGCGAGATCGACATAGGGGCGCACCTCTCGCACCACCGGCGCGACCAGGTTGCGATCGGCGCGCAGCGCGTCGCCGAGCTCGCGCGCGATGCAGCGCTGCAGGCCTCCGCGCGTCGTCCCGGTGGGCCCTTCGATCACCGTGATCTCGGGGCGGCGCGGCCGCGCGAGCTCCACCCGCACGACGGTCGTGCGCAGCTCCGCGAGCGATGCGCGCGACGCGATCGCGCACGCCTCGAGCGCGGCGCGTGATCCTTCGAGGGCGCGATCGAGCGCGAGCGGTGGCGCCTGCGCCGACGCGGGCGAGGCGGCGAAGAGGAGGAACAGCAGCGCGACCGTCCGAGCGGCCCACGACATGCCCCGATTTGGACACGCGCGCCGGCTCGCGCAATGGGGATGTCAGGGCGAGACCTCGGTCCACGCCGCGGTCTTCCGGGGCGATATCGCGACCGGCGCGCTCAGATAGTCGTGCACGTCGCGCACCGCCACCGCGCCCTCGCCGACCGCCGACGCGAGGCGCTTCTCGGAGCCGTGACGCACGTCGCCCGCCGCGAACACGCCGGGCACGCTGGTCTCGTAGCGCGTCGGCCGGCGCCCGCCGTCGCTCACGTCGGCGCCGGTCAGCAGGTACCCGTGTGTGTCGCGCTGCACGACACCGGCGAGCCACTCGGTGTGCGGGAGCGCGCCGATCATCACGAAGAGCATCTCGGCCGGGACGGTCTCGAGCGCGCCGGTGCGCCGATCGTGCAGCGTGAGCTGCTCGAGCTTGCCCCCGCCCGCGCCGTCGACGACCTCGGTGTCGAAGCGGATCTCGATGTTCGGCGTCCGCGCGATCTCGCGCACCAGGTACGCCGACATCGAGCTCGCGAGCGACGCGCCGCGGACGAGCAGCGTGATCTTCCGGGCGTGCTTCGCGAGGTGCACGACCGCTTGCCCGGCCGAGTTGCCGGCCCCGACGACGAATGCCTCGTGGCCGGCCATCACCCGCGCATCTCCGCCGACCACGAAGAACACGCCCGCGCCGGCGAAACGATCGAGCGCGGGCACGTCGAGCCGGCGGTAGCTCGCGCCCGTCGCGATGAGCACGGCGCGGGCGCGGAGCGTGCGGCCTCCTTCGAGCACCAGCACACGCTCGGCCCCCTCGGCGCGCAGCTCGACGACCGCACGCGCGAGCACGTACTTCGCGCCGAAGAGCCACGCCTGCTCCCACGCGCGATGCGCGAGCTCGGCGCCGCTGATCCCTCGAGGGAAGCCGAGATAGTTGCGGATGAGCGAGCTGGTGCCCGCCTGGCCCCCGACGACCTCGCGCTCGACCACGAACGTGCGGAGCCCCTCCGACGCGGCGTACACCGCGGCCGCGAGCCCCGCCGGCCCCGCGCCGATGATCGCGAGGTCGCACGAGGCTTCGCTCGGCGCCGCCTCGGCGATCGCGTCCTGCAGCTCCGCGTTGCTGGGCGCGACGAGCGCGCGACCGTCGAAGAAGACGAGCACCGGCAGCGGCGCGTGCTCGAGGCCGGTCTCGCGCAGGAGCTCGATCCCCTCGGCGCTCGACGCGTCGCGCACGCCGTACGGGATCCCGCTGCGGTCGAGCAGCTCCTGCAGCTCGCGCGCCCGGCGCGACGGCACCTCGGACACGATGCGCACGAGCTCGAGCCGCTCGCCGTGCGCGCGCGTCCACTCCGCGAGGAACTCACCGATCGCCGGGTAGAGGTGCACCTCGGGCGGCGACCACGGCTTGATCACGTAGTTCTCGAGGTGACCGAACGCGCAGCCGTGCAGGATCGCCGGCGCCGCCGCGCGATCGGCCCACTCGACCAGCAGCGCGCGCATCGCGTGCGGGTGCAGGCCGTGCGCGTGATCGAGCAGCTCGATGCCGGTCGTCCCCGGCATCCACTGATCGGCGATCACGAGCGCGACCGGCTCTCCGCGCTCGTGGAGCCGCGCGAGCTCGTCCTGCGCGCTCTCCGGCGAGCCGAACGCGCACACGCGGTAGTCCGCGTGGTATCGGCGCTCGAGCGCGTCGCGCAGCGACTCCAGCGCTGCGGGCTGGTCGTCGACGACGGCGATCACGGGCTTCGTGTGCACGCGGTGCTCCTCGGCTCGGACAGATAGTCAGAGCGAGAGCACGACGAAGTCGTG is a window encoding:
- a CDS encoding FAD-dependent oxidoreductase → MHTKPVIAVVDDQPAALESLRDALERRYHADYRVCAFGSPESAQDELARLHERGEPVALVIADQWMPGTTGIELLDHAHGLHPHAMRALLVEWADRAAAPAILHGCAFGHLENYVIKPWSPPEVHLYPAIGEFLAEWTRAHGERLELVRIVSEVPSRRARELQELLDRSGIPYGVRDASSAEGIELLRETGLEHAPLPVLVFFDGRALVAPSNAELQDAIAEAAPSEASCDLAIIGAGPAGLAAAVYAASEGLRTFVVEREVVGGQAGTSSLIRNYLGFPRGISGAELAHRAWEQAWLFGAKYVLARAVVELRAEGAERVLVLEGGRTLRARAVLIATGASYRRLDVPALDRFAGAGVFFVVGGDARVMAGHEAFVVGAGNSAGQAVVHLAKHARKITLLVRGASLASSMSAYLVREIARTPNIEIRFDTEVVDGAGGGKLEQLTLHDRRTGALETVPAEMLFVMIGALPHTEWLAGVVQRDTHGYLLTGADVSDGGRRPTRYETSVPGVFAAGDVRHGSEKRLASAVGEGAVAVRDVHDYLSAPVAISPRKTAAWTEVSP